The Alnus glutinosa chromosome 3, dhAlnGlut1.1, whole genome shotgun sequence nucleotide sequence CTTGCTTATCTTCGGGGAATCTCAATCACTGTGCTATCTATTTCGTTGAGGGTCTTTTTTTCCAGATTTTCTTGGAAgcatttcatatatataatttctgtAATGCTCGAAAGCTGGTATCCTTCTGTTACAAAGGGTTTTGGTTCTTCTACTTTTCCTTTGATTTTAGAAACTTCCTTGCTTGTTTTTCTTGCAATCAACCCTTAATTCTGGATTCTTgaatacaattattttattgaagTTAGCTTGCAGGGTGAGCTGAaagggagaaaaataaatagagtagCACTCGACCACTATGTTTACAAGTACTGCAGTCCCTCGTCCTCCCCTTATTATATTCTTCTTCTAATGTAAACTTGACGTGAAATATGGCTTCTAGGAATCACTGTCATGATCAGTAGGAGtctcattttcttgttctttctttctttgtttcttctttatatTCTTTACTtttcatattaatatttttaagtgCTTTTTTGTACGACCTTTACATTAGTAAACATAATTGTTTCATCTATTTAGTTTGTGCATGAATTCTATGTCCCTTATAGGACGCATATGAATCTCATTCATTTGCAATATGatgttctattttttgtttcccCTCCACTTTTCTGCTTATAGAATTTAGCAAGTATCAAGATTCCTCTGttagtaaagaaaaaataaataaatggaataTTACATGAATGAACAGTCtaattttgaatgctttttgcTTGTTCCATGTCCATTTCGAACAAAGCAGATGTGATCCATGTCGATCCTGTTAACTTACAAGTGaatcatttttatttgaaattcaGGAAAATCTTGTCATTGAAGCTTGCATCAGAGACGGCCTCTGCTTTGGAATCAGTGGATACCATTGGATTATCAGGTTAAGCTTTGCTCTCTCCAGAATTGAGTTTAATCCAAAGAAAAGGCACCAACACATTTGTAACACTTCAGAAAGTTAGTCCCATGTTGAAAAGATGAATTGTCCACGTAGAGTTGGTGGATTATAAATAAGCTCATAAGTGCTAAGTATCATATCGGTTCCTTACCAGGTGAGACTGtgctttatatttatttatttttttaaaaaaatatgagtatagattttataagtgattctaaagAGCTCAAATTACAacttgactagtctttttagcGCAAATATGGCTAATGTTTTCCTTAAATCCTTACCATATTCCTCCATGTTTGTGgcattaaattaatttattttacataTGTAAAGtttttgctttttcaaaaaCTCCATAGTGGTTTTCATGCACTATGGTCAAACAATAGTGCACATCTTTCACTCTGGATTGGAGTAGAGAATAAAATCTGCGTAGTGTTTTGTAAAGTAGGTCTGAGAATCTTTCAATCACTGAATTCAAGGCTTTCGACTTTCAAGTCCCTCACGTTTATAAGCAAcaactttttctctttcttctttcttcttttttttttttttttttttttttttttttgggggggggggggggggtataaTCAAGTAGAAATGATGCATCTAATAATGTACGTGATTTAACAttatttaaagttttaaaatacgTGTCTAACATTGACTTTATATACATTGTTCGATACACTAATTTCAAATCCTGACATTTCATTGAAATGAATAATTAGTGAAAGGGAGAGAATACTATTCCAAGGACTAGAAGAGGGGAGGCATATAATTAAGCACCCCGTTTACAGGTGGCTGGAAGGACTAGAAGAGGGGAGGCATATAATTAAGCACGCCGTTTACAGGTGGCTGGTGCAATGAAGTTCATTGAATAATAGTGGATCTTTGCATGTGGAGAGTGTTACattcaaaagcaaaaattaaAGTTTAAATGCGTAAGCGACTTGAAGTCTTCTGTTGTATTGGGCATGGGCGGAACAAATCATGGCGTTTTTGGCCCGGCTGTTGAAAACGAGAGGATTGGGATTGATTTTGATCGGTAACGACGTGCAGGAGGTGAGATGTGATGTTTGTTTTGgactttccttgtattttgATATCAGTGGCTTTTATTCCTTTTACGTGTACCATATGTCTATTGATCGACGAGaatatgcttcttcttttttttcttttccttcgaAAGGTACAACATTTTCCTGAGTtatgttcattttcttttcggGCGATTATAATTTGGTGAGAGATTTACTCTAAATTGGGCAGGAATAAATTCGTCTAAAGATcgatctacattttttttttttttttttacagtagTGTTTCTTCCaattcttttaataatatttaaaaatcgtgtatttgtttttatatggTTAAAGAATatataacaattttataaaccAAATTTGAAAGAACTTCATCAATTTGGAGAAGGGAAAAACTGTGTTGTCTCTAtccttataaattataattgacATGTTTGGATGCAACAAGACCTTGTCAATATTGAGCCAGGGTGTCATTTGGATTTACGCGAAAAAGTTTATGGTGTTATGAGGCGACATGAATGTTTGATGAATGCCAACTCATGTTTAACAGAAAGTTAATGAAAGAGAATGACAGGCCAAGCATCTTGAAATGTCAAAcgttgttgtttatttatttgtaatggATAATGCGATTGATTGCCACCTTTACGAGGGTTTAGGATCTTCATAGTTATGATTTAATGCTGTTATATTTAACGGTCTAGTAAATATGTTGATACgccatttaaaaaattaaaagatgtaaCATCATGAATACCATTAGATGAAGCATTATATTatgatatagagagaatacttgttattttttgagagctcttctctctttctctctctctcactcttcaaaaaattattgCGAGCATTTGGTTGTTACTTTAGTGAGCAGGATTTACTCCCTCCTTCTCTCCTGCCCTAGTTattttactctttctttttcacctttttgGCTTCAACTTGAAAGACATTTTAGCTATGTTCCAGCTTTTTCAGCACGAACGTGCCTTCTCCCCATTTTTCTCGACCATGGATCCACCTATCATCTACCCCCACGCATGCAACTCATGCACCACCATTTTGTTTTGGCTTCCACAATAGATCCCTGGCTCCCTTGTTCCCTCAAGCCATGATCTCTATAGGTGGCACTCCTATTTCGTCTATGAAGACATCAAGATCCAATTACAATCCCAAATGCGATGTCCCCTATGTCTTCATCATCAAGTACCTCTCTCACTGAACATCACAGTGGTGCTTCGCTCCAACCGGTTCTAGTGCTTTCTCCTCTGTTATGATTCTCAAATTTGCTTGTTGCTCCGGTTGACGTTCCTAATGGCAATTCTGCCTTTGGATTGTTGTTTCAAACTGTCATTTATGGTGGCCTTTTTTCTAGGTCAGTGAGCCAAGATTCAATTGGCAGGACTAATTTTTTTGACCCATTTCCAATAGTCTTTAGGTTTTATTTGTGTCGGTTGTTTTGGAGTCTTTCTTGAATTGCCTCACCCTTATTTTGTGTTGTAATGTTTGATGTAAATTTTCCCTTCCCCTTTTTTCTTTGTACTtcgttctttattttttttttttaaaaaaaatgaaaaaagaaaaagaaaacctccATTTTTTCTGTCTTTGAGTTGGGATCgactcttttctgttttttgtttttctgaacTTTGAGTCGGGGTCTCTACGACAACAAAATCAGGTGCTCTTGATTTATGAAACGTTTATTTAACACATCTGGGGAAATCTTCTgagatattttaataaaaaaaataattccatTTATTTAGCATTCTATCACTAATACCAGCTGTCATGTTGACTTCTAGTGTTCTAATAGATAAAGCCTGCCAAGATGCCAACAAATCATTTCTCTGAGCAGATAAAGCTTTGGCGaacattattcaatatatttttgaaaaataataataacaataataaaaaagtacaCGGATCTTATCATTGATCGTCGTCACCCCAAGCTTGCCTTCCAAATAAAAGGCCAAGGCCAAGGCCAAGGCCAATTTACATTGCATATTATTGAAGAATAATGGTTTTTAATAAACTGCTGAATCACATACTGAATTTTCTCCATTAATTAAAAGCAGCGCAATCAGTACGAATGTTGCCATTCTTTCCGGTTTTGACTCCGACCCGGCCCAGCTTTGTGATGGCGGTAACAAAAGCATTTTGAAAGGCAGAAGAGCTACTCGACCAGCTGTTCACAGTGGACTTAGACCTGGTGTCCGTGAAGAGAACCTGGTCCGACGTGAAAAGCCCCTTCCCTTGTTGAAGATTCTTGAAGTACGTATTGTCAAAGGTATTGGGCGTGTTTGGGTCCATGTTGATGGCTATCCTCGGGTCCACATTCTTTGGGCACATCGACTGCAGCTGGGTCGCATAATCCTTGTTTAGACTCGGGTCCACTGGATTCTGACTGCTGAAATTGTATATCCGGTTTGCAAATTTGCTACAGTGAGAGAATCCTACGGTATGCGCACCTGCACCAGATTCAACCTCCCATGTTCATTCATGGAATCAATGCATAATAGTACTGTCCTGTAACGCTGACACCCTAACTTATATAGAAACTTTCAACctttaatttatcaacaaaGCTTTTCCTAaagtttattaaaatttatatgtGTTCTAATTTTCacaaacatttatatatatttatatatatattaatttaataaattgcgCTAGAGAAAAATCTTCAACCTGATTTAGAGTAAAAATTTTACACTTAAATTTGTAAGTCTAAATTTGAGTAATCTATCGGTTATGTTAATTAGAAGCACATAACTACAGTAAATAGATAgagatttttagtaattttgttgTTAAATATGAGAGAAATTTCTACGAAGCTCATATGTCATAGTAAATTTTGGACAGCCCGCCTATTTACTTAGAcaccaaataaattttataaaatctcTTTTCACATGCATTTACTGTTGTCCGAAGTGAAATTGGACCAATTAAGTTCCAAAAATAAGAGAACAGAAGTGAGGGCACCAACAGGAAAACTCAAACTCTGCCAACAAGTCAACAAATAGAGGGGTCTTTCTCTTACCAGAGAGAGCAATCATATCCGCTTGGGAGAGTCCTCTGGCAGCAAACAGGGAGTTGAGCTGGTCCAAATTGAAGGTTGGCTGGGGCAGCTTGCCATTTACGCTGGAAGCTTTTGAGCTCAGGCCATCCAGTCTTCCCAACTCCACAGCATAGGAAGGCCCACCAGACTGCGTTGTCATCGATCAATATCAATActaatcttattattattattattaattaagcgaaaaagaaagaaacattaTAGCTAGTGAAATTAATAATGGCAACCGCCTAGAGCTAGTCCAAGTTGAATATATAGGTTGAATAAGAGCAAGAAAAATTAAGGCACTCTATGAGCTAGAATGGTGAATTAATAACCAACCAGTGCAATGACATCTCGGGTTGCCATGGCGAGAACATCAGCGCACGAGACCTTGTTTTTGCAGCTTGGGACAGCATCAATGGCCGCTTTGGCTTTGATCACGGTGTCAAATCCATCTCCGGCTAGTGACAGATTATCTGGGTGATCCTTCTCCGCCGTGTTGCTTCCAGTGGATTGTATAATCACCGACGCATCACAGCCCTATAATTCGATCatcacaaaaaacaaagataGTTAATTATCACCATATAAGACCACCACAATAAAACCTTGTTTTTTCGTGCCATTGTTTCAGTTTTACCTCCACCATGCAATCATGGAAAAAGAGACGGACGGTGGCAGGAACCGTGACAAAAGTTTGTTGAAACTTCTTTTGAACAGCGCCTCTAACGATGTTTTCGACATTGGGGCAGATGTTGGCGTAGTAGTTTTGTTTTAGTTGCGCCGATGCTGTGTAAGGGTAGAGGCACAACCCAAGGGAAAGTGACCACAGGGCTATGAGAAGGAACCGGCCCATTTAATTGACCAAAACTCCGAAGTTGTTGATTTTGCTacagattgagagagagagagagagaggagtagAAGAAACGGAAGATTTATAGTAGTACCGCAAGAGTGGCTATGGTTAATGGTTGGAGTGAAAGGGATGTGTACATAGGAATAGTGGAACTGTGGTCACATGCACGAAGTTGAATTGGAATCTTCTCTACagccaagaaatttttattatctatatatatatatatatatatatatcagtgtTACCATTGAATTGGTGAGTTTAAGAAATTGATGTTTGGCTCGATCTGTTAACGTGGACCAAGCAGCCGCCTTGAAATGtcttatccatatatataactACTATCTTGTCTAAATTTTTCAGTAAAAACAAGAAGTTTGAATCTCAAAGACGTGCTCTTGCCTCTTTGTaccaaattaaaaacaaaaaacaattgaTCTCACAACGCGGTCTAGacagagagactgagagagggAGCTGTCTTtgtaccaaataaaaaaaaaaaactcacaaccGAGCCATCCCAAAATGGAGGGTGTTTTTGGTTGCTCCCATTTGGTTGAACCGGTGACTTGactatcttcttttttctttttctttttctttttttttttaa carries:
- the LOC133863705 gene encoding peroxidase 51-like; translated protein: MGRFLLIALWSLSLGLCLYPYTASAQLKQNYYANICPNVENIVRGAVQKKFQQTFVTVPATVRLFFHDCMVEGCDASVIIQSTGSNTAEKDHPDNLSLAGDGFDTVIKAKAAIDAVPSCKNKVSCADVLAMATRDVIALSGGPSYAVELGRLDGLSSKASSVNGKLPQPTFNLDQLNSLFAARGLSQADMIALSGAHTVGFSHCSKFANRIYNFSSQNPVDPSLNKDYATQLQSMCPKNVDPRIAINMDPNTPNTFDNTYFKNLQQGKGLFTSDQVLFTDTRSKSTVNSWSSSSSAFQNAFVTAITKLGRVGVKTGKNGNIRTDCAAFN